One window from the genome of Desulforamulus ruminis DSM 2154 encodes:
- a CDS encoding ABC transporter ATP-binding protein: MSQQAILSLSNLSKRYDDHWAVQNLNIQVAPGAIFGFLGRNGAGKTTTIRMIMNLIRPTSGEIRLFGKTNKELKADLFKRMAATIEYPGFYLNLTARENLLYCAKMRNLSTRKVNEMLELFDLKEAANRLTREFSLGMKQRLGLARALLHEPELMILDEPTNGLDPAGIQEIREMIKKLNREKGITILFSSHILSEVEQISSKVAIIHEGKLVDEFTLEQFKKESKHFIALKASNQTGAVQLLNSKFNTRCQVMDGLIQIPDVKIQPEIVNRILIENGIDISHLSLYSETLEDRFMRLTGGKDHV, translated from the coding sequence ATGTCGCAACAAGCAATTTTATCTTTATCCAATCTAAGTAAGCGATACGATGATCACTGGGCGGTTCAAAACCTTAATATTCAGGTAGCACCCGGTGCGATCTTTGGTTTCTTGGGCAGAAATGGTGCAGGAAAAACAACAACGATTCGCATGATTATGAATTTAATCCGCCCTACCTCCGGTGAGATACGGCTGTTTGGCAAAACAAACAAAGAATTAAAAGCGGATCTTTTTAAACGCATGGCGGCTACCATTGAATATCCTGGCTTTTATTTGAACTTAACGGCCCGGGAGAATCTTTTATACTGCGCTAAAATGAGGAATCTATCTACCAGGAAAGTGAATGAAATGCTTGAACTCTTTGACCTAAAAGAGGCGGCGAATCGACTAACCAGGGAATTTTCACTGGGAATGAAGCAGCGGCTGGGTTTAGCCAGAGCCTTACTTCATGAGCCGGAACTGATGATCCTTGACGAACCAACCAACGGATTGGACCCCGCAGGAATTCAGGAGATCAGGGAAATGATCAAGAAACTTAATAGAGAAAAAGGCATCACCATACTTTTTTCCAGTCATATTCTTTCCGAAGTGGAGCAGATCTCATCTAAAGTGGCAATTATCCACGAGGGTAAGCTGGTAGATGAATTCACACTGGAACAATTTAAGAAAGAAAGCAAACATTTCATTGCACTAAAAGCCTCCAATCAAACAGGCGCTGTCCAATTATTAAATTCCAAATTCAATACCCGGTGCCAAGTAATGGATGGGCTTATTCAAATTCCCGATGTTAAGATACAGCCGGAGATTGTCAATCGAATACTTATCGAGAATGGCATCGATATTAGCCATCTGTCACTATATAGCGAAACTTTAGAAGACAGATTTATGCGATTAACGGGGGGCAAGGATCATGTTTAA
- a CDS encoding response regulator transcription factor: MEGKVLIIDDDQKIRRLISIYLENEGFKTVQVKDAQEGMQVLQNELIDIILLDVMLPDMDGIEACLKIRENLNMPIIMVSAKSEDMDKLQGITCGADDYITKPFNPMELIVRVKSQLRRYKRYNKAELKQTNVIEIGDLSIKTDTRQVWVADKEIRLTPKEFDILELLARNKGIVLNTSKIYEAVWREDFFKSDNTVMVHITKIREKIESDPKKPLYIKTVWGVGYKI, from the coding sequence ATGGAGGGTAAGGTATTAATTATTGATGATGATCAAAAAATCCGGAGATTGATCTCCATCTATCTGGAGAATGAAGGTTTTAAAACCGTACAAGTCAAGGACGCCCAAGAGGGGATGCAAGTTTTGCAGAACGAACTAATTGACATCATCCTTCTGGATGTTATGCTGCCTGATATGGATGGCATTGAAGCGTGCCTCAAAATAAGAGAAAACTTAAATATGCCCATTATCATGGTATCGGCAAAATCGGAGGATATGGATAAACTTCAGGGGATTACCTGTGGCGCTGATGATTATATAACGAAACCATTTAACCCCATGGAATTGATTGTCAGGGTCAAATCCCAACTCAGAAGATATAAGAGATACAATAAAGCGGAACTTAAACAAACAAATGTGATCGAGATTGGAGATTTAAGCATAAAAACCGACACACGGCAAGTATGGGTTGCTGATAAGGAAATCCGGCTTACGCCCAAAGAGTTTGATATCCTGGAATTACTGGCCCGCAATAAAGGGATCGTGTTAAATACAAGCAAGATTTATGAGGCGGTGTGGAGGGAGGATTTTTTCAAATCCGATAACACAGTGATGGTTCATATAACCAAAATCAGAGAAAAGATTGAATCAGATCCTAAAAAACCCCTGTACATCAAAACTGTTTGGGGGGTCGGTTACAAGATATGA
- a CDS encoding HAMP domain-containing sensor histidine kinase — translation MKGIALKNNIAVKLLALIVLSLVVSTLTFLFLGHHFSFQFWTDPSHYAGNLVMKYNSIILLIFLISIGIFIGIFIFPVNKKLTYIKYLTNQVSRISEVHELGLAVEIKGNDELAQLALSINAMSRELQRKFERERENEKTKNELITNLSHDLRSPLTSIIGYIDLIKRNKFNHEDELTEYIDTIYHKSQNLKKLLDELFEYTKLSNPGIRLDYQEIELGGLLEQMIGEYLPIFEREGLALQKDFPREDIEIDLDVEQMVRVFTNLLENARKYSIKPSEVRVSLNKAPDHVRISFINGVKKLPAQQPEKLFERFYKEDSSRTEESGSGLGLAIAQKIVELHKGSIGVEYLANEIEFVIELPLSQYSGFTLSGSSRFEHEF, via the coding sequence ATGAAAGGGATTGCCCTGAAAAATAACATTGCCGTAAAATTGCTGGCGTTAATCGTTCTTAGCTTAGTGGTCTCAACCCTGACATTCTTGTTTTTAGGCCATCATTTCTCATTTCAATTTTGGACCGATCCAAGCCATTATGCAGGAAATTTGGTTATGAAATATAACAGCATCATCCTGTTGATTTTTTTGATAAGCATAGGCATTTTTATAGGGATCTTTATCTTTCCTGTGAATAAAAAGCTTACTTATATCAAATACCTCACCAATCAAGTAAGCAGAATATCGGAAGTCCATGAATTGGGTCTTGCGGTTGAGATCAAAGGGAATGATGAGTTAGCGCAATTAGCTTTGAGTATTAATGCAATGTCAAGGGAACTGCAAAGAAAATTTGAACGCGAAAGGGAAAATGAAAAGACAAAAAACGAGCTGATCACCAATCTATCTCACGATCTGAGAAGCCCGCTTACTTCAATTATTGGGTATATTGATTTAATTAAAAGGAACAAATTTAACCATGAAGACGAATTGACCGAGTACATTGATACCATCTACCATAAATCGCAAAACCTGAAAAAATTACTGGATGAGTTGTTTGAATATACTAAACTGTCTAATCCGGGAATAAGGCTTGATTACCAGGAAATCGAGTTGGGCGGCCTGCTGGAGCAAATGATCGGGGAGTACTTGCCGATCTTTGAAAGAGAAGGATTAGCACTACAAAAAGATTTTCCCCGGGAAGATATTGAAATTGATTTAGATGTAGAGCAAATGGTAAGGGTTTTTACGAATCTTTTAGAAAACGCCAGAAAATACAGCATTAAGCCTTCGGAAGTACGGGTATCGCTGAATAAAGCCCCGGACCATGTGCGGATATCATTCATCAATGGGGTTAAGAAGTTGCCTGCGCAACAACCGGAGAAACTGTTTGAGAGGTTTTATAAAGAGGATTCTTCCCGAACAGAGGAAAGTGGCTCCGGGTTGGGACTGGCTATTGCCCAAAAAATTGTTGAGTTACATAAAGGCAGCATTGGAGTGGAATATTTGGCCAATGAGATTGAGTTTGTAATTGAATTACCCCTATCGCAGTATAGCGGGTTCACGCTTTCTGGCAGCAGCCGGTTTGAGCATGAATTTTAG
- a CDS encoding carbohydrate-binding domain-containing protein: MKNRALRYLSLLLAALMTIAGFTGCAAAVDTVSSPAAVTDSATEINPIAVEYSREDLDGSWDASTATTITLKGSSFAVDGTGAAAEDRILTISAAGTYVFNGTLTDGQIVVDAGKDDTVRLVLNGANLSCSDSAPIYSKQADKMILTLADGTKNTVEDGTAYTYAEGEDEPDAAIFSQDDLTINGSGSLKVKGNFNNGIGTKDNLIITGGTLDITAAKDGLRGRDSIAIHDGTFNIEAGEDAIQSNNDEDGTKGWISLDGGQFTITAGNDGIQAETLLQVTAGEFTLTTGGGSANASTRSNGETRPGRGQWETIAKENNVAEDTVSAKGVKAGTGILITGGVFAIDSSDDAVHSNGNLVIKSGEFAITSGDDGIHADSALTVDDGSILISKCYEGLEGASITVNGGTIRLTARDDGLNAAGGNDGSSLGGRPGQNNFSANENYFIRITGGYVAVDASGDGIDSNGKLYFNGGTVLVNGPTSNGNGAMDYDGTCEVTGGTLAIAGSSGMAQAPGNTSTQNSLTVYYSSIQKAGTLVNLADESGKSILTFSPAKDYQSIVISTPDLKQGKTYTLSSGGSCSGNLSDGLYTRGAYSSGVKLTDVTISGTVTAISDDGSQVSGRMGGMPGPGGGGMEKRPGGRPMPNGGNPSTQ, from the coding sequence ATGAAAAACAGGGCCTTGAGATATTTGTCGCTGCTGCTTGCCGCTCTGATGACAATCGCCGGATTTACGGGCTGCGCGGCTGCCGTGGATACAGTTTCATCCCCTGCTGCCGTGACGGATTCTGCAACCGAAATCAACCCCATCGCAGTGGAATACAGTCGTGAGGATCTGGACGGCAGTTGGGATGCATCCACCGCAACGACCATCACCTTAAAGGGCAGTTCCTTTGCCGTAGACGGTACGGGGGCTGCCGCCGAAGACCGTATTCTCACCATCTCCGCCGCCGGTACCTATGTGTTTAACGGCACCTTGACCGATGGCCAGATCGTGGTTGACGCGGGGAAAGACGATACCGTAAGGCTGGTGCTCAACGGTGCCAATTTGTCCTGCTCCGACAGTGCGCCGATTTATTCCAAACAAGCGGACAAAATGATCCTGACCCTGGCCGATGGTACTAAGAACACCGTGGAGGACGGCACCGCTTACACCTATGCTGAAGGAGAGGATGAACCGGACGCGGCTATTTTTAGCCAGGACGACCTGACCATCAACGGTTCCGGTTCTCTGAAGGTCAAGGGCAATTTCAACAACGGCATTGGTACCAAGGACAACTTGATCATTACCGGCGGCACCCTGGACATTACAGCCGCCAAGGACGGGTTGCGCGGCCGGGATTCCATTGCCATTCACGACGGCACCTTTAACATTGAAGCCGGGGAAGACGCTATTCAATCCAATAATGACGAAGACGGGACAAAAGGCTGGATTTCCCTGGACGGCGGCCAGTTCACCATTACAGCGGGCAATGACGGCATTCAGGCGGAAACACTGCTGCAGGTCACTGCCGGGGAATTCACTCTCACCACCGGCGGCGGCAGCGCCAATGCCAGCACCCGCAGTAACGGCGAGACCCGTCCCGGCCGGGGTCAGTGGGAAACTATTGCGAAAGAAAATAACGTCGCCGAGGACACCGTCTCTGCCAAGGGCGTCAAAGCGGGAACCGGCATTCTCATTACCGGCGGAGTTTTTGCCATCGACTCCTCGGATGATGCAGTGCATTCAAACGGCAACCTTGTCATCAAATCCGGAGAATTTGCCATTACCTCCGGGGATGACGGCATCCATGCCGATTCCGCCCTGACGGTAGACGATGGTTCCATCCTTATCAGCAAATGTTATGAAGGCCTGGAAGGCGCGTCGATCACCGTGAACGGCGGAACCATCCGTCTGACCGCCCGGGACGACGGGTTGAACGCAGCCGGAGGCAACGATGGATCCTCCCTTGGCGGCAGGCCGGGACAGAATAACTTCAGCGCCAATGAAAATTATTTCATCCGCATCACCGGCGGCTATGTGGCCGTTGATGCCTCCGGAGACGGCATCGACTCCAACGGCAAGCTTTATTTCAACGGCGGCACCGTACTGGTGAACGGTCCTACCAGCAATGGAAACGGTGCTATGGACTACGACGGTACCTGCGAGGTTACCGGAGGGACTCTTGCCATCGCCGGCAGTTCCGGTATGGCGCAGGCTCCCGGAAACACCTCCACCCAGAACTCCCTGACTGTTTATTACTCCTCCATCCAGAAAGCCGGGACCCTGGTAAACCTTGCAGATGAAAGCGGCAAGTCCATTCTGACCTTCTCCCCGGCCAAAGATTATCAGTCCATCGTGATCAGCACCCCGGATCTGAAGCAGGGCAAAACCTACACCCTTTCCTCCGGTGGAAGCTGCAGCGGTAACCTGAGCGACGGACTTTATACCAGAGGCGCCTATTCCTCCGGCGTCAAGTTGACCGATGTGACGATTTCCGGAACAGTTACCGCCATCTCAGACGACGGTTCCCAGGTTAGCGGCCGCATGGGCGGCATGCCTGGTCCCGGCGGCGGAGGCATGGAAAAAAGACCCGGCGGAAGGCCGATGCCCAATGGCGGCAATCCCTCCACTCAGTAA